The proteins below are encoded in one region of Amycolatopsis magusensis:
- a CDS encoding TOMM precursor leader peptide-binding protein, with amino-acid sequence MTAISTTTRSWQVNPAARLMATGEDLLVRHGGLVTRCAAPGIRQFVTTLLGTADDGRVHLDADGLDPVRLARFELLMTQLVAAGLFTELEPGEAAPDPVVLGLWQRGGGAVERADIAARLRSTPIRVVGTGALAGHLRRELADAGLAVGPDDGDHAGVVAVVVGAHDQDPVLTDWNTVQLAGDTATPWLAVTPFDGEYATVGPWVVPGESACYACYLLRRASTFTDDAAVPVLADAEPAGLAVDGSARHPGLRLVQAGLVVDRLTEYTGLGDRGGQSVPGGLTTIAVRPDAIVLERHRVLRVPRCPACSPAAGRGYPQVWYAQEAGA; translated from the coding sequence ATGACGGCGATCAGCACCACCACCCGCAGCTGGCAGGTCAATCCCGCGGCCCGGCTCATGGCCACCGGCGAGGACCTGCTCGTACGGCACGGCGGACTCGTCACCCGGTGCGCCGCGCCGGGGATCAGGCAGTTCGTCACCACCCTGCTCGGCACGGCCGACGACGGCCGCGTGCACCTGGACGCGGACGGACTGGACCCGGTTCGGCTGGCCCGTTTCGAGCTGCTGATGACCCAGCTGGTGGCAGCCGGGCTGTTCACCGAGCTGGAGCCCGGCGAGGCCGCCCCCGACCCGGTGGTGCTCGGCCTGTGGCAGCGCGGCGGCGGCGCCGTCGAGCGGGCCGACATCGCGGCCCGGCTGCGCAGCACGCCGATCCGCGTGGTGGGGACCGGCGCGCTGGCCGGCCACCTGCGCCGGGAACTGGCCGACGCGGGCCTGGCCGTGGGGCCGGACGACGGCGACCACGCCGGCGTGGTCGCCGTCGTGGTCGGCGCGCACGACCAGGACCCGGTGCTCACCGACTGGAACACCGTCCAGCTGGCCGGGGACACCGCGACGCCGTGGCTGGCGGTCACCCCGTTCGACGGGGAGTACGCGACCGTGGGCCCCTGGGTGGTCCCCGGCGAATCCGCCTGTTACGCCTGCTACCTGCTACGACGTGCCTCGACCTTCACCGACGACGCGGCGGTCCCGGTGCTGGCCGATGCCGAACCCGCCGGGCTCGCGGTGGACGGCTCGGCGCGCCACCCCGGCCTGCGGCTCGTGCAGGCCGGTCTGGTCGTGGACCGCCTCACCGAGTACACCGGGCTCGGCGACCGGGGCGGGCAGTCCGTGCCGGGCGGGCTGACCACGATCGCGGTGCGCCCGGACGCGATCGTCCTCGAGCGCCACCGGGTGCTGCGGGTCCCGCGCTGCCCGGCCTGTTCCCCCGCCGCCGGGCGCGGCTACCCGCAGGTCTGGTACGCGCAGGAGGCGGGCGCATGA